The proteins below are encoded in one region of Candidatus Flexicrinis proximus:
- a CDS encoding cytochrome c oxidase subunit 3, whose translation MQHQDTKYRDMFYNEMPDDAEHERQIRLRNKRNGVAIFQAAWILAFVSLAISNLMLRSGSVEWPPLGVQKLNPLLPTIATLGLITSVWLVRRGNSRISADDMSRFLVQWRAALWLGAAFVAVMAYEWLSLSPVPEARILLANRLEVTAAVTQYNAIFRVMTAFHVVHALAIGAYMLNVMRGARRGEVNAAESWPAEAGAKLWYFVVTAWMIFYVVLYWI comes from the coding sequence ATGCAGCACCAGGATACAAAGTACCGTGACATGTTCTACAACGAGATGCCGGACGACGCCGAACATGAGCGTCAGATTCGCCTCAGGAACAAGCGCAACGGTGTCGCGATCTTCCAGGCCGCCTGGATACTCGCGTTTGTGAGCCTCGCGATCTCCAACCTTATGCTGAGGTCGGGATCAGTCGAATGGCCGCCGCTGGGCGTTCAGAAGCTGAATCCGCTCCTCCCGACGATCGCAACACTCGGGCTGATTACCAGTGTGTGGCTGGTGCGACGCGGCAACTCCCGAATCTCTGCTGACGACATGTCGCGCTTTTTGGTACAATGGCGCGCGGCGCTGTGGCTCGGCGCTGCGTTTGTCGCTGTTATGGCGTATGAATGGCTTTCTCTCTCACCGGTTCCCGAAGCGCGCATACTCCTCGCGAACCGGCTTGAAGTGACGGCCGCGGTGACGCAGTACAACGCCATCTTTCGGGTGATGACCGCCTTTCACGTCGTTCACGCCTTGGCGATTGGCGCGTACATGCTCAATGTGATGCGAGGGGCGCGGCGCGGTGAAGTCAATGCCGCCGAGTCGTGGCCAGCGGAAGCGGGCGCAAAATTGTGGTATTTTGTGGTCACCGCGTGGATGATTTTCTACGTCGTGCTGTACTGGATCTAA
- a CDS encoding heme-copper oxidase subunit III, with product MSDLIVKETHLPALLPPEEEAVRNDNYKFAMWLYLASEVVLFAVLIGGYALFRLNEPEAVRNVHKEVGIALVSLNTFLLLTSSWAMVMGLREIQRDNLPGMQRWLGITAALGTVFLILQYVEYSELAHLGITLDIASSAEAYSGFGMRFYAPTFFHGLHVAVGVFWCLLVMRRGSRGAFNSKRYTGVEVFGLYWHFVDVVWIILFTLIYLI from the coding sequence ATGAGCGACCTTATCGTCAAAGAGACCCATCTCCCGGCGCTTCTCCCGCCTGAAGAAGAGGCCGTCCGCAACGACAATTACAAGTTCGCGATGTGGCTCTACCTCGCCAGCGAAGTTGTACTGTTTGCGGTGCTAATCGGCGGTTACGCCTTGTTCCGCCTCAATGAGCCGGAAGCTGTCCGCAACGTGCATAAGGAAGTGGGCATCGCGCTGGTCTCGCTCAACACTTTCCTTCTGCTGACCAGTTCATGGGCGATGGTCATGGGACTGCGCGAAATTCAGCGCGACAACCTGCCTGGAATGCAGCGCTGGTTGGGCATTACGGCAGCGTTGGGGACGGTGTTTCTGATCCTGCAGTACGTGGAATACAGCGAACTGGCACACCTCGGTATCACACTCGATATCGCCAGCAGCGCGGAAGCCTACAGCGGGTTTGGCATGCGCTTCTACGCGCCAACCTTCTTCCACGGCCTGCATGTTGCGGTTGGCGTGTTCTGGTGCCTGCTGGTCATGCGGCGCGGATCGCGCGGTGCCTTCAACAGCAAACGTTACACCGGTGTCGAAGTCTTCGGCCTCTACTGGCATTTTGTCGATGTAGTGTGGATTATCCTTTTCACGCTGATTTACCTGATCTGA
- a CDS encoding cytochrome C oxidase subunit IV family protein — MSEHTQSHDTHETHAEHAETTVVFGRELPFPLYTVVFLALGILTIVEVLLGSMEGGLRIPLLLGLAGVKAYLVVYFYMHLKSDSRIFALVLLVPLFVALVSMLFVLITPHSGY, encoded by the coding sequence ATGAGCGAACACACTCAAAGTCACGATACCCACGAAACCCATGCAGAACACGCCGAAACTACGGTCGTCTTCGGCCGAGAACTGCCGTTTCCGCTCTACACGGTAGTGTTTCTTGCCCTTGGCATCCTGACCATCGTCGAGGTTCTTCTCGGCAGCATGGAAGGCGGCCTGCGCATTCCGCTCCTGCTGGGACTGGCCGGTGTAAAGGCTTATCTCGTCGTCTATTTCTATATGCACCTGAAGTCCGACAGCCGGATTTTCGCGCTAGTATTGCTGGTCCCGCTGTTCGTTGCACTGGTCTCGATGCTGTTTGTGTTGATCACTCCACACAGCGGCTACTAG
- a CDS encoding SDR family oxidoreductase — translation MQVDLRGKVALVTGSAHRVGKSIALELARHGVHIVVNYNNTAQDVVAQTVSEIQSLGVEALPVKADVSSPDGVSALFAQIGDAIGSLDILVNNASIFPLGTVDQTSYADWQKTLDVNLTGPFLSTQAAAAMMRRNDPSGGVIVNICDVGTLRPWPERAAHGVSKSALWMLTQTSAVTYAPDAIRVNAVMPGPVLAPAGMSEARWAKIGETQSLLGHPGTPQDVARAVAYLCQEDFLTGVLLPVNGGEHLKW, via the coding sequence GTGCAAGTTGATCTGAGGGGGAAGGTCGCGCTCGTTACCGGCTCGGCACATCGGGTTGGCAAGTCGATCGCGCTTGAGTTGGCGCGGCACGGCGTCCATATCGTCGTCAACTACAACAACACCGCACAGGATGTGGTCGCGCAGACCGTGTCCGAAATTCAGAGTCTCGGCGTCGAAGCGCTCCCGGTCAAGGCTGATGTCAGCTCCCCGGATGGCGTCTCGGCGCTTTTTGCGCAGATTGGGGATGCGATCGGCTCGCTCGACATCCTCGTCAACAACGCCTCGATATTTCCGCTGGGAACAGTCGACCAGACCAGTTACGCGGATTGGCAGAAGACCTTGGATGTTAACCTCACCGGGCCGTTTCTCTCCACGCAGGCTGCCGCCGCGATGATGCGCCGGAACGACCCCTCAGGTGGCGTGATTGTCAACATCTGTGACGTGGGTACACTCCGACCGTGGCCGGAGCGCGCGGCACATGGCGTCAGCAAGTCCGCGCTCTGGATGCTCACACAGACTTCGGCAGTCACCTACGCGCCCGATGCCATTCGCGTAAACGCGGTGATGCCCGGTCCGGTGCTCGCGCCGGCAGGGATGTCCGAGGCGCGTTGGGCGAAGATCGGCGAGACACAGTCGCTGCTCGGTCATCCAGGCACCCCGCAGGATGTCGCACGGGCCGTAGCCTATCTCTGCCAGGAGGACTTCCTGACGGGCGTCTTGCTGCCTGTTAATGGCGGCGAACACCTGAAGTGGTAG
- a CDS encoding CoA transferase: MLPLDGIRVLDLTRLLPGAVATMMLADLGADVVKIEDPFGGDYSRWMQPRIGESSVFFNVNNRSKRSVILNLKHADGPATLRRLAARCDVLIESYRPATLNKFGCDYDSLRVVNPKLVFCGLSGWGADGPLAQQAGHDLNYVAVGGLTGAMQFPQPMGGQIADMGGAYIAVAGILAALLRRERTGIGGFVDTSLAESALPFNIYNWTEAATTGIQAGQGHLTGGLAYYRVYTAQDGVSVALAALEEKFWRNFCAGVGRPDWLGFHGRPEVQSTLQSELSAMFATRTAAEWEALLGSADCCFTVIPPTSEAHNNTQFQSRGLLGLTADGQPFMRSPIRIDGELPVLGAVPGYGEHTRSVLIDYGFSAEEISNLIESACVKVG; the protein is encoded by the coding sequence ATGCTCCCGCTTGACGGTATCCGAGTCCTCGATCTGACGCGCCTGCTTCCCGGTGCAGTTGCCACTATGATGCTGGCAGATCTCGGCGCTGACGTGGTCAAAATCGAAGATCCTTTCGGTGGCGACTATTCGCGTTGGATGCAGCCCCGCATTGGCGAATCCAGCGTGTTCTTCAATGTCAACAATCGCAGCAAGCGCAGCGTCATCCTGAACCTCAAACACGCGGATGGGCCGGCAACCCTTCGCAGGTTGGCCGCGCGGTGCGATGTGCTGATCGAGAGCTACCGTCCCGCGACATTGAACAAATTCGGCTGCGACTACGACTCGCTTCGCGTAGTCAATCCCAAGTTAGTGTTCTGCGGGCTGTCTGGCTGGGGGGCCGATGGCCCGCTGGCGCAGCAAGCTGGTCACGACCTGAATTATGTCGCAGTTGGCGGACTGACCGGTGCGATGCAATTCCCGCAGCCGATGGGCGGTCAGATTGCCGACATGGGTGGTGCCTATATCGCCGTCGCCGGAATTCTGGCAGCGTTGCTCCGGCGCGAAAGGACCGGCATTGGCGGCTTTGTCGACACCAGCCTTGCCGAGTCGGCTCTGCCGTTCAATATCTACAATTGGACAGAAGCCGCTACCACTGGAATCCAGGCAGGGCAGGGGCACCTCACTGGCGGTTTGGCCTATTACCGCGTCTATACCGCTCAGGATGGCGTATCCGTTGCGCTGGCGGCGCTGGAAGAGAAATTCTGGCGCAACTTCTGCGCTGGGGTTGGTCGGCCAGACTGGTTAGGCTTCCACGGTCGGCCAGAGGTCCAGTCAACGCTCCAGTCGGAGCTGTCCGCAATGTTTGCGACGCGCACTGCCGCCGAATGGGAAGCCCTGCTCGGCTCTGCCGACTGCTGTTTCACTGTCATACCACCCACCTCCGAGGCACACAATAACACGCAGTTCCAATCGCGCGGACTTTTGGGTCTGACCGCTGATGGCCAGCCGTTTATGCGCTCTCCAATCCGTATTGACGGCGAGTTGCCCGTGCTCGGCGCCGTGCCAGGATACGGTGAACACACGCGCTCGGTGCTCATCGACTACGGCTTTTCCGCTGAGGAGATCAGCAATTTGATCGAATCGGCTTGCGTTAAGGTCGGGTAA
- a CDS encoding DUF4388 domain-containing protein, with protein MPIQGNLRDFSTTQLLNLINLSGRTGVLRVFEGVPTGEKDANSNEKLSPGKERAQILFRTGKLVYAMTAGQLNDLIAVLKQGGKLSEAQAKLLRERAKGTGDKALAMRLIGANYVTRNDIVACVQQYILDIVYNVMSWNREPFRFEENVDIDKADRIMVPIDLQNVIIEGARRLKQLDEITKHIDNLDLCLKFPENPKEKYAGVHLSVEEWRVVQFVNPKNSIRQIARANNMSDSDIRKIVYGLEHAGLVEIVRPNTPKPVAPTTPSQDRRKLQQQPPQRQVVNRIIEKLRSLG; from the coding sequence ATGCCCATACAAGGCAATTTGCGTGACTTCAGCACCACCCAGCTCTTGAACCTGATAAATCTCTCGGGGCGCACTGGCGTGCTGAGGGTTTTTGAAGGCGTTCCAACCGGTGAGAAAGACGCCAATAGCAACGAGAAACTTTCGCCTGGCAAGGAACGTGCTCAAATCCTGTTCCGCACTGGGAAACTTGTGTATGCCATGACTGCCGGTCAGCTGAATGATCTGATCGCGGTGCTCAAGCAGGGCGGCAAGCTGTCTGAGGCCCAGGCCAAGCTGCTGCGCGAACGCGCAAAAGGCACGGGCGACAAAGCGCTGGCGATGCGTCTCATCGGGGCAAACTACGTTACGCGCAACGATATCGTGGCCTGCGTTCAGCAGTATATCCTCGACATTGTCTATAATGTCATGTCGTGGAACAGGGAGCCATTCCGGTTCGAGGAAAACGTCGATATTGACAAAGCCGACCGGATAATGGTCCCGATCGACCTGCAAAACGTGATTATCGAAGGTGCGCGTCGGCTTAAGCAGCTCGACGAAATCACCAAACACATCGATAATCTCGATTTGTGCCTCAAGTTCCCTGAGAATCCCAAGGAAAAGTACGCGGGGGTCCACCTCAGTGTCGAAGAGTGGCGGGTGGTCCAGTTTGTGAATCCCAAGAATTCGATCCGGCAGATCGCGCGTGCTAACAACATGAGCGACTCGGATATCCGCAAGATCGTCTATGGGCTCGAACACGCCGGCCTGGTGGAGATTGTTCGCCCCAATACGCCAAAGCCCGTCGCGCCGACGACTCCGTCACAGGATCGCAGGAAGCTGCAGCAGCAGCCCCCGCAGCGTCAGGTTGTGAACCGCATCATCGAAAAACTGCGCTCACTGGGCTAG
- a CDS encoding ATP/GTP-binding protein has translation MQTVKMVITGPYSSGKTEFIRSISEIEVVSTEREVTTEAERREKGATTVAMDFGRITVDDDLVLYLFGTPGQRRFDFMWEILAEGMLGFIVMVDSSKPETFREAKSILETFRAYAPTPYVVAANKQDHPDAWSPDDLRIALRIDPEVKLLSCIARDRKSVRDVLLDLLYTIVEGMDD, from the coding sequence ATGCAGACGGTCAAAATGGTCATCACTGGGCCATATAGCTCTGGTAAGACGGAATTTATCCGCTCGATCAGCGAGATCGAAGTCGTCTCGACAGAGCGCGAAGTGACGACAGAGGCCGAGCGCCGTGAAAAAGGCGCGACGACCGTAGCGATGGACTTTGGCCGGATCACCGTTGACGATGATCTGGTGCTGTATCTCTTTGGCACGCCGGGCCAGCGCCGTTTCGACTTCATGTGGGAAATCCTGGCCGAAGGTATGCTCGGTTTCATCGTAATGGTAGACAGTTCAAAGCCCGAGACCTTCCGTGAAGCCAAGAGTATCCTTGAGACGTTCCGCGCCTATGCCCCGACCCCGTATGTCGTTGCAGCCAATAAGCAGGACCATCCCGATGCCTGGTCGCCCGATGACCTCCGCATCGCGCTGCGGATCGATCCCGAAGTCAAACTGCTCAGCTGCATTGCGCGCGACCGCAAAAGCGTTCGCGATGTGCTGCTGGATCTGCTTTATACCATCGTTGAGGGAATGGACGACTAA
- a CDS encoding alpha/beta hydrolase, whose protein sequence is MPTITTDQGNIHYETLGRGRPVLLLHGWLGSWELWRRTMEELSTEFRVYALDHLGFGESRDRAGRFTVDQYIQSVSLFMEKQGIQKAALVGHSMGGTVSLGVAKNRPDQVAKVTVIGSPINGSSLALLLKLSGYEGVARLFWTFPFLLRLFMKYYAYFIANNGRAMSRMLVHDVSKITAESYFMSIGTLRNTDLRGQISGLEMPVMGMYGRKDVIVHPNQAKVLKEELASSRIQWYEDAGHFIMLDNPERFHKELREFLHNT, encoded by the coding sequence GTGCCAACTATTACAACTGACCAAGGTAACATCCATTACGAAACCCTCGGCCGCGGCCGTCCGGTGCTCTTGCTGCACGGATGGTTGGGGTCCTGGGAATTGTGGCGGCGCACCATGGAGGAGCTTTCAACCGAGTTCCGGGTGTATGCCCTCGACCACTTAGGTTTCGGCGAATCGCGTGATCGCGCCGGGCGCTTCACGGTTGACCAGTATATCCAGTCGGTCAGCCTGTTTATGGAAAAACAGGGCATCCAGAAGGCCGCGTTGGTCGGACATTCGATGGGCGGAACAGTCTCCCTCGGTGTGGCGAAAAACCGTCCGGATCAGGTGGCAAAAGTAACCGTGATCGGTTCGCCGATTAACGGCTCCTCGTTGGCGCTGCTCCTGAAACTCTCCGGATACGAAGGCGTCGCGCGGTTGTTCTGGACCTTTCCCTTCCTTCTGCGCCTCTTTATGAAATACTACGCCTATTTCATCGCCAACAACGGTCGCGCGATGAGCCGGATGCTGGTTCACGACGTGTCGAAAATAACAGCCGAATCGTATTTCATGAGTATTGGTACGCTGCGCAATACCGATCTGCGCGGGCAGATCAGTGGCCTTGAGATGCCGGTCATGGGCATGTACGGCCGCAAAGACGTTATCGTGCATCCAAACCAGGCGAAAGTCCTGAAGGAAGAACTGGCCAGCAGCCGTATCCAATGGTACGAAGATGCCGGGCACTTCATCATGCTTGACAACCCGGAGCGATTCCACAAGGAACTGCGCGAATTCCTTCATAATACCTGA
- a CDS encoding multidrug transporter: MHRYIIEDTRHVPPFNEPASQLTIGVEPLKIHQENVVAQVFGTQVTLGPTLRGREDLPQVKGEAVVYRDSLWFDREFLEYFVKNARKTGKACRAAFPANDKAFHTYTVPLTKGFEVALDPTTRSILFLCDLWYFPDGFSPEIAPVVVPSEAREIGFYTVPDFMTMKQGDLTHYAPARSVISVESWVHVYFASIIFTNFARASRLDKQINESVFSKLRLLWDAVIEQKQLLSASSAVKIGKNCDIHPSAIITGPASIGDNCAIGAGVIIDNCTIGDNVTLDAGCTLMMSSVGNNCFLPFRASLYLTQVMENTIIAQNTCLQMCVIGRNSFVGAGNTFTDFNLIAQKPMRAANIDGELQSVGQIVLGSAVGHNCRIGSGMVIFPGRMIESDVVLVAGPQRSVISRSISYEESDHHTIKFGDVHKRFYPRRDEHEFELTEEW, from the coding sequence ATGCATCGGTACATTATCGAAGATACGCGGCACGTGCCGCCATTTAATGAACCGGCAAGCCAACTTACCATCGGCGTCGAGCCGCTCAAGATTCACCAGGAGAACGTGGTTGCCCAAGTCTTCGGGACACAGGTCACGCTCGGGCCGACCCTGCGCGGGCGCGAAGACCTGCCTCAGGTTAAGGGCGAGGCAGTGGTCTATCGCGACAGCCTGTGGTTTGACCGCGAGTTTCTGGAATACTTCGTAAAGAATGCCCGCAAAACCGGCAAGGCCTGTCGCGCGGCCTTTCCGGCCAACGACAAGGCATTCCATACCTACACGGTACCGCTGACTAAAGGCTTCGAAGTCGCGCTGGATCCGACGACGCGCAGCATTCTTTTCCTGTGCGACCTGTGGTACTTCCCGGACGGTTTTTCCCCCGAGATCGCTCCTGTCGTCGTTCCAAGCGAGGCGCGCGAAATCGGTTTCTATACCGTGCCTGATTTCATGACGATGAAACAGGGCGACCTCACACATTATGCGCCGGCCCGCTCCGTGATCTCAGTCGAAAGCTGGGTTCATGTCTACTTCGCAAGCATTATCTTCACCAATTTCGCGCGCGCCTCGCGCCTCGACAAGCAGATCAACGAAAGCGTGTTTTCCAAGCTGCGGCTGTTGTGGGACGCGGTCATCGAGCAAAAGCAGCTGCTCAGTGCGTCGAGTGCCGTCAAAATTGGCAAGAACTGTGACATTCATCCATCTGCGATCATTACCGGCCCAGCCTCCATAGGCGACAACTGCGCGATCGGCGCCGGCGTCATCATCGACAACTGCACAATTGGCGACAACGTCACCCTCGACGCGGGTTGTACGTTGATGATGAGCAGCGTGGGCAACAACTGCTTCCTGCCGTTCCGCGCGTCTTTGTACCTTACACAGGTGATGGAAAACACGATTATCGCGCAGAACACCTGCCTTCAGATGTGCGTGATCGGCCGCAACAGCTTTGTAGGCGCGGGCAATACGTTCACCGACTTCAATCTGATTGCGCAAAAGCCGATGCGCGCAGCGAATATCGATGGCGAACTTCAGTCAGTCGGTCAGATCGTGCTGGGCAGCGCGGTTGGACACAACTGCCGTATCGGATCGGGCATGGTCATCTTCCCGGGGCGTATGATCGAAAGCGACGTCGTGTTGGTTGCCGGTCCGCAACGCAGCGTCATCTCGCGCAGTATAAGTTATGAAGAGAGTGATCATCACACCATCAAGTTCGGCGACGTTCACAAGCGCTTTTACCCGCGCCGCGATGAACACGAGTTCGAGCTGACGGAAGAATGGTAA
- a CDS encoding zinc ribbon domain-containing protein, producing MATLNDARTALAAGDKPGALQLVDQLLTESPSAEGWTFAAEIVEASADKIKCLTQALALDPNYEPARTLLSSLGQLPPPRTSGATALPSAPPLPTLELPEAEQNEDTDKVRREGDAIIRVEGVYEMLWDCKFCGTKKLLGKTHKFCPVCGAQQDASWRYYPSDAERVAVKDHKFVGADKVCPNCSSLNTADTEFCTRCGAPQSAASSVKAQAARMSGGMSGTPGAAFLTEDLDARQMAEKYGKPAQPVSTRPKWVPYVIGAVVLGIIAFALFAIFAKREESGYVSGFDWERTIDVERYAAVSGSQICPAPADAYAVTRNYEQVGTRQVPDGESCTTRQVDRGDGSFSSERVCTTKYRSEPVYDYVCYFTVNRWGYSRTSRAEGTKAVAPAWPATNVSGCLTLGCEREGTRREVYNVTITGDGDKTYTCAVPFATWQDTQLESTFTFKVRIIGGGIDCGTLQPNG from the coding sequence ATGGCTACGCTCAACGACGCCAGAACGGCCCTCGCCGCCGGCGATAAGCCGGGAGCATTACAGTTGGTAGACCAGCTTCTGACGGAATCTCCGTCCGCGGAAGGCTGGACGTTTGCGGCAGAAATCGTCGAAGCGAGCGCCGACAAAATCAAATGTCTGACGCAGGCACTTGCGCTGGACCCGAATTACGAACCCGCCCGTACCCTTCTTTCATCATTGGGCCAGCTTCCGCCGCCGCGCACTTCGGGGGCGACAGCACTTCCGTCTGCACCGCCGCTTCCGACCCTCGAACTGCCTGAAGCCGAGCAGAACGAAGACACGGACAAGGTCCGCCGCGAAGGCGATGCCATAATCCGTGTCGAAGGCGTCTACGAGATGCTTTGGGACTGCAAGTTCTGCGGCACGAAGAAGCTGCTTGGGAAGACCCACAAGTTCTGCCCGGTCTGCGGCGCGCAGCAGGATGCGTCATGGCGTTACTACCCTTCGGACGCGGAACGGGTCGCGGTCAAGGATCATAAGTTCGTCGGCGCAGATAAGGTGTGCCCGAACTGCTCGTCGCTGAATACCGCGGATACCGAGTTCTGTACGCGCTGCGGTGCACCGCAGAGTGCCGCCTCGTCAGTGAAGGCGCAGGCCGCCCGCATGTCCGGCGGAATGTCCGGGACTCCGGGAGCCGCATTCCTCACCGAAGACCTCGACGCGCGCCAAATGGCTGAGAAGTATGGCAAGCCGGCGCAGCCAGTCAGTACACGTCCCAAATGGGTGCCTTACGTGATTGGCGCGGTGGTCTTGGGCATCATCGCCTTCGCGCTGTTCGCCATCTTTGCCAAACGCGAAGAGTCAGGCTACGTCAGCGGCTTCGACTGGGAACGAACGATTGATGTCGAGCGCTACGCTGCCGTCAGCGGCAGTCAAATCTGTCCTGCGCCTGCCGACGCATACGCCGTCACCCGAAACTACGAGCAGGTCGGTACGCGCCAGGTCCCCGACGGCGAGAGCTGCACCACCCGGCAGGTTGATCGCGGAGACGGCTCGTTCAGCAGCGAGCGGGTCTGTACGACCAAGTATCGCAGCGAGCCCGTGTACGACTATGTCTGTTATTTCACCGTCAACCGCTGGGGATATTCGCGAACATCTCGCGCAGAGGGAACAAAGGCGGTAGCACCCGCCTGGCCGGCGACCAACGTCAGCGGGTGCCTGACTTTGGGCTGCGAGCGTGAAGGGACGCGTCGCGAAGTCTATAACGTCACCATCACCGGTGACGGCGATAAAACCTATACCTGTGCTGTCCCGTTCGCAACCTGGCAGGACACCCAGCTTGAATCGACCTTCACCTTCAAGGTCCGGATCATTGGCGGCGGGATTGATTGCGGGACATTGCAGCCAAACGGATAG
- the recJ gene encoding single-stranded-DNA-specific exonuclease RecJ — translation MALDRAKRWLIAPEVSPTLLRQYSGMSPILAQVLYNRGFTTPEDARAFLTDLDTRHNPFSLADVGKAVGRIRQGLKTHEPIVVYGDFDADGVTSTTLLVQALRALGGETVKAYIPNRVDEGYGLNIKAIDELYAEGFRLIITVDCGIRSLDEVAYAQAKGIDVIVTDHHSLGPELPEAYAVINCKREGYAETMLAGVGVAFKLVEALVKAAMENGRKGDQPPVDLDSLLDLVAIGTVADLMPLDRLENRAFVAKGLDVLRHAARPGVRALLDVAQIAPENVDTGTIGFALGPRINAAGRLDSAMVAYELLAAKTYDDAFPLAQKLQVLNVLRQEKTRAAQDLIRTQLGEIQDTPLIFASHESLESGIVGLVAGRMVEEHFLPAIIMESGPLESRASCRSIPQFDITRALDQCADLLVRHGGHALAAGFTVRNENIPALKARLTELAREALSGHELTPTLEIDAVLNVHQIGEELVEELRKLEPTGNANRPPVFIIRRAHLIEARAVGKDEKHLKLRIARAGQSALDAIGFNLGPVLPQLNGFADLAFTLEINEWKERRSVQLKLEDVKPAGKQS, via the coding sequence ATGGCACTCGATAGAGCTAAACGCTGGCTGATTGCGCCGGAGGTCTCCCCTACTCTGCTGCGTCAATACAGCGGGATGAGTCCCATCCTGGCGCAGGTTCTGTATAACCGTGGCTTCACTACCCCTGAAGATGCCCGCGCATTCCTGACCGACCTCGACACGCGGCACAATCCTTTCAGCCTGGCAGACGTGGGCAAGGCAGTCGGGCGCATCCGACAAGGCCTCAAGACTCATGAACCGATCGTCGTCTACGGGGACTTCGACGCGGACGGCGTGACCTCGACAACACTACTGGTTCAGGCCCTACGGGCGCTGGGTGGTGAGACCGTCAAAGCCTATATTCCGAACCGCGTCGACGAAGGCTACGGACTCAACATCAAGGCCATAGACGAATTGTATGCCGAGGGCTTCCGGCTGATCATCACCGTCGACTGCGGAATCCGGTCGCTGGATGAGGTTGCTTACGCACAGGCCAAGGGAATCGACGTTATCGTCACCGATCATCATTCGTTGGGGCCGGAGCTACCTGAGGCGTATGCCGTAATCAACTGCAAGCGCGAAGGCTATGCCGAGACTATGCTTGCGGGCGTTGGCGTCGCCTTCAAACTGGTCGAGGCGCTGGTGAAGGCCGCGATGGAGAACGGCCGCAAAGGTGACCAGCCACCAGTCGACCTTGACTCGCTGCTGGACCTGGTTGCGATCGGCACTGTCGCGGACCTAATGCCGCTGGATCGGCTGGAGAACCGTGCCTTCGTGGCCAAGGGGTTAGACGTTCTGCGCCATGCTGCACGACCGGGTGTCCGCGCGCTGCTGGATGTGGCTCAGATTGCGCCAGAGAACGTGGATACGGGGACGATCGGATTTGCGCTCGGGCCGCGCATCAACGCCGCCGGGCGTTTGGACAGCGCCATGGTTGCCTACGAGCTGCTGGCCGCCAAGACCTACGACGACGCATTTCCGCTTGCCCAGAAACTGCAAGTCCTCAACGTGCTGCGGCAGGAGAAAACGCGCGCGGCACAGGACCTGATCCGCACGCAGCTCGGAGAGATTCAGGACACGCCGCTGATCTTCGCCTCTCACGAGAGCCTCGAATCGGGTATCGTGGGTCTGGTTGCCGGCCGGATGGTCGAAGAACACTTCCTGCCAGCGATCATCATGGAAAGCGGTCCGCTGGAGAGCCGTGCGTCGTGCAGGAGCATCCCCCAATTCGACATTACCCGTGCACTCGATCAGTGCGCGGACCTGCTGGTGCGGCACGGTGGGCATGCGCTGGCGGCCGGATTTACAGTACGCAACGAGAATATCCCGGCGCTAAAGGCGCGGCTGACGGAACTTGCGCGTGAAGCGCTGTCGGGCCATGAATTGACTCCCACGCTGGAGATCGATGCCGTCCTGAACGTCCACCAGATCGGCGAAGAATTGGTGGAGGAACTTCGCAAGCTTGAACCAACAGGCAACGCCAATCGACCGCCGGTATTTATCATCCGGCGAGCCCACTTGATCGAAGCCCGCGCCGTCGGAAAAGACGAGAAACACCTCAAGCTGCGAATTGCGCGCGCCGGACAATCTGCACTCGATGCGATCGGCTTCAACCTCGGTCCGGTGCTCCCTCAACTAAATGGATTCGCCGATCTGGCGTTTACGCTCGAAATCAACGAGTGGAAGGAACGGCGGAGCGTGCAACTCAAGCTGGAAGACGTCAAGCCAGCCGGAAAGCAGTCCTAA